The Solanum lycopersicum chromosome 9, SLM_r2.1 genome window below encodes:
- the LOC138338426 gene encoding uncharacterized protein: MTLLTSAPVLTLPEEGVDLTLYCDDSGVGLGGVLMQKGKVTAYASRQLKSHEKNYPTHDLGFAAMISEESDRMIAFIEARSSFVEQIRAHQFDDEKLCLIRDKVLRGEAKEAFLDSDGVLQIGGRICVPRTGDLIRLILEEAHCSRLTKSVHFIPVRVKYTAEKLAELYISHIVRLHGVPISIISNRGSLFTSHFWKALQHGLVT, from the exons atgactttgttgacttctgctcctgtgttgactctacctgaggagggtGTAGACCTTACTCTGTATTGTGATGATtcaggagttggtttgggtggtgtgttgatgcagaagggaaaAGTGactgcttatgcttctaggcagctgaaatcccatgagaagaactaccctactcatgatttgggGTTTGCGGCtatg atttcagaagagagtgataggatgattgcttttattgaggctcgatctTCTTTTGTTGAGCAAATCCGTgcacaccagtttgatgatgaaaaattatgtctcattcgagacaaagtattgagaggggaagctaaggaggctttccttgattctgatggtgtatTGCAGATCGGAGGCAGAATTTGTGTGCCCAGgacaggcgatttgattagattgattcttgaggaggcccattgttctcg gctgaccaagtctgtccacttcattccggttcgggtgaagtatacggcagaaaagttagccgagcTATATATTAGTCACATTGttcgactacatggagttcctatttctatcatatcaaatcgaggttcactatttacttctcatttctggaaggcattacaacatggtctggtTACctag
- the LOC138338427 gene encoding uncharacterized protein, translated as MKGVMRSGKRDKLSTRYIGSFEVLKRVGDVAYELALPPGLSEVHPVFHVSMLKKYHGDGNFIIRWDSILLDDNLFYEEDPIVILDRKVRKLRSKEIASIKVQWKDRPVEESTWESEVDPSTERWVNF; from the coding sequence atgaaaggtgtgatgcggTCTGGTAAGCGAGATAAGCTTAGTACAAGGTATATCGgttcatttgaagttctgaagcgcgtgggggatgTGGCCTacgaattggcattgcctccaggtTTGTCAgaagtgcacccggtatttcatgtgtctatgctaaaaaaataccatggtgatggaaattttattattcgttgggattcaattcttCTTGATGATAATCTATTTTATGAGGAGGATCCTATTGTTATTCTAGATAGGaaggtccgcaagttgagatcaaaggagattgcatctatcaaggttcagtggaaggatcggccagttgaagagtccacatGGGAGAGTGAGGTCGATCCTTCCactgaacgatgggtaaatttctga